The sequence ATGGAAGACCAATAATGGAAGCGGATAAAGGGCATCTTCATCACAGACTTCTTCAGAGAGGCCTTACTCAAAGGCAGACCGTTCTTATTCTGTATCTTATAAGTGCAGTATTTGGGTTTGCAGCAGTTATTATTGCTAAGATCAATAGCAGGCAGGGAATAATAATTTCAGGAACGATAATAATTTTAACCATATTATTAGCCAGAAGAATGGGACTTATTGATAAGAGCAAGAATAGCAGCGTTGACGATAAAAAAAGGTAGGAGGGAAAAGTTTGAGTAAAATAAAGGTAATGACCATATTTGGGACAAGACCTGAAGCAATAAAAATGGCTCCCATAATAAAAGAGATGGAAAAAAGAAAAGAGATAGAAAGTATAATATGCGTAACAGCTCAACACAGACAAATGTTGGATCAGGTGTTGAATTTATTTCAGATAAAACCTGATTATGATTTGAATATATTCCATAAAGGACAGACTCTGACGGAAATAACTACAAGGGCCTTGGAAGGACTGGAGAAACTGATAATACAGGTTAAGCCCGATTTGGTATTGGTTCAAGGAGATACTACCACAGTTTTTGCCGGAGCATTGGCTGCTTTTTATCAGAGAGTCAAAGTAGGTCATGTGGAGGCTGGGCTTAGAAGTGGAGATATATATTCTCCCTATCCTGAAGAAGCAAATAGAAAACTTACAGGCATAATTGCCAATTATCATTTTGCGCCTACTGAAAGAAACAAGAAAAACCTTCTTAATGAGGGCTATGATGAAAAAAATATATTTATCACGGGGAATACGGTAATAGATTCGTTGCTGCATGTAATTAGGGAAGATTATATTTTTCAGAATGAATTTTTAAATCATTTGGATTATAAAAATATAAAGACAATACTTGTTACATGCCACAGAAGAGAAAATATCGGCAAACCCATGGAAAGTATATTTAGTGCTATTAAGGAAGTGGTAAAAAAGCATGAGGATGCAGAAGTGATTTTCCCTATTCATTTAAATCCTAAAGTGAGAAATATTGCCTATGAGGTATTTGATCAAATGAAGAGAGTTCATATAATCGAACCGTTAGATTATGAACCTTTTGTTAATTTGATGTTTAGAAGCTATATAGTTGTTACGGATTCCGGGGGGTTACAGGAAGAGGCGCCAAGTCTTGGGAAACCGGTTCTTGTAGTAAGAAAGGAAACTGAAAGACCTGAGGGTATAGAAGCCGGAACCGCAAAATTAGTCGGTACATGTAAAGATGATATATATAGGGAATTGAATCTGCTTCTTACGGATAAAGGGGAATATAAAAAAATGGCTAATGCTGTTAATCCTTACGGAGACGGAAAAGCGTCCGAAAGGATAGTTAATATCATAATAAATAAAATGGGGACTTAAAGAGTAGAGGTGAATTTTATGGCTGAAAAGGAAGAATCTTTTTTGAACTTTATTATTGAGAATATCTTTGACGGAGTTATATTCTTCGGTGTAGAAAAAGATTTGTTATATATGAATTCCGCTGTAACAAAAATTCTTGAAGTGGAACAAAGTCAAATATCTTATGAGTATTATGAAAAATTCGTACAGAGTCAAATAATGTCTGACTCTAAAGGTGAAGAAAGGGATAAAAAAGAGGGACAGATTAAAAAAGGAAATAAACATATATTTGTAAAGGATATTACGTACATTTTAGACGGAAAGTACTGCGGAAATCTTATAATACTGAGAGATATAACAAAAATAAAGGATTCGGAAATTCAGTTAAAAGAATTGAAATATAGTTTAGATATGATAGAAGATATATTGGACTATGCTTATGAGGGAATAGTATTGGTAGATGGAAATGGGAAAATAGTAAAGATGAACTATGAAAAACTTTTGGGAATAAAAGAAGAAGATGCTCTGGGTAAAAAGGTTCAGGATGTAATAGAGAATACAAGGATGCATATAGTTGCTAAAACCGGGAAAAAAGAAATTCACTATGTTCAGAAAATTCAAGGCCATGATATGATTACAAACAGAATACCTATAATCAGAGACGGGAAAGTCATAGGAGCCGTAGGTACGGTACTCTTTAAAGACGCGGCGGAAGTAAAGGATTTAGCAA is a genomic window of Acidilutibacter cellobiosedens containing:
- the wecB gene encoding non-hydrolyzing UDP-N-acetylglucosamine 2-epimerase encodes the protein MKVMTIFGTRPEAIKMAPIIKEMEKRKEIESIICVTAQHRQMLDQVLNLFQIKPDYDLNIFHKGQTLTEITTRALEGLEKLIIQVKPDLVLVQGDTTTVFAGALAAFYQRVKVGHVEAGLRSGDIYSPYPEEANRKLTGIIANYHFAPTERNKKNLLNEGYDEKNIFITGNTVIDSLLHVIREDYIFQNEFLNHLDYKNIKTILVTCHRRENIGKPMESIFSAIKEVVKKHEDAEVIFPIHLNPKVRNIAYEVFDQMKRVHIIEPLDYEPFVNLMFRSYIVVTDSGGLQEEAPSLGKPVLVVRKETERPEGIEAGTAKLVGTCKDDIYRELNLLLTDKGEYKKMANAVNPYGDGKASERIVNIIINKMGT